The Natribaculum luteum genome contains the following window.
CGCGGTGCGACGGTCCCGCCCGCCGTGGGGAACTCGACTCGCGGTGTCGCCACGTCGAACACCCCGATTCCGACCGCGGCCGAGCCGTCACGTCCGGCGTCGCCCGCCGGTGCGTACTGTCCCATCGAGAACTGATCGGTCGAAAGAGCCACGCCGGTTTCGATCCGCTCGACCGTCGGCCCGTCGGCGGTCGGCCGAACACCGCTCCAGAACCAGAGGTTGTACGTCCGCGTCTCACCGCTCGCCCGGGCCGGGTTCTCGTAGACTGCGAGCAGGTGGTCCGTCTCGAGTGACCCCTCGTCGACCGTCTCCGCGTACCCTCCGCCGACCAGCTCGAGTCCGTGGTCCGGTTCCGTCATCGCCGTCCCCCAGACGCCGTGCTCGCCGTAGTCGGCGATCGACTCGTCGATTCGCGCCGTCGTCTTCTCGGGCGATCGGAGCTCGCTGCCGGTCACCGAGTGCGTCTCGTCGACGACGTCGCTGGCGGCCAGCGGATTCTCGAGGCAGCCGGCGAGACCGACGACGCTGCCGGTCGCGACGACGATGGTCTGGAGGGCTCGTCTGCGGGTGCCGTTCATCGGCTCTATTTCTGGATTGCTGATAGTTAAACTATCGCAGTCGAGGATAGTCACCCAGTGTGATTCGACGACCGAACCGTCCCGCTCGAGCGGCGACAGATCGACTCGCGCCGCTCGTCTTCCTATCTAAAGGTGCCCGTTCGCCTCGAGATGATCCCCTCGCCACCTTGCACTTTCACTTTCACTCCCCTGTTAACGAGGCTTTATATGGTGTCCGGCGCAACGACCGACCATGGCAGACGTAGACCTCGAGACCCTCCCCGGCGTTGGACCGGCGACAGCAGACAAACTTCTCGACGCGGGCTTTGACTCCTTCCAGAGTCTGGCCGTCGCGTCCCCCTCCGAACTGTCGAACACCGCTGACGTCGGCGAGTCCACGGCAGCGGACATCGTCAAGGCCGCTCGCGACGCCGCCGACGTCGGCGGCTTCGAGACCGGCTCGACGGTCCTCGAGCGACGGAACAAGATCGGCAAACTCTCCTGGCACATCGACGAGGTCGACGACCTGCTCGGCGGCGGGATCGAGACCCAGTCGATCACCGAGGTGTACGGCGAGTTCGGTGCGGGCAAGTCCCAGGTCACCCACCAGATGGCCGTCAACGTCCAGCTCCCCAAGGAGGTCGGCGGGCTCCACGGCAGTGTCATCTTCGTCGACTCCGAGGACACGTTCCGCCCCGAGCGCATCGACGACATGGTCCGCGGGCTTCCCGATGAGGCGATCGAGGCCGCCCTCGAGGACCGCGAGATCGAGGGCTCGCCGGACGACGAGGAGGCGATGGGCGAACTCGTCGACGCCTTCCTCGAGAAGATCCACGTCGCGAAGGCGTTCAACTCCAACCACCAGATGTTGCTGGCGGAGAAGGCGAAGGAACTCGCGAGCGAACACGAGGACGGCGAGTATCCCGTCCGCCTGCTCTGTGTCGACTCGCTGACCGCCCACTTCCGTGCGGAGTACGTCGGCCGTGGCGAACTCGCCGACCGCCAGCAGAAGCTCAACAAGCACCTCCACGACATCGACAAGGTCGGCAACCTCTACAACGCCGCCGTCATCGTCACGAACCAGGTCGCGTCGAACCCCGATTCGTTCTTCGGCGACCCGACCCAGCCCATCGGCGGGAACATCCTGGGCCACAAGTCGACGTTCCGGATCTACCTCCGCAAGTCCAAAGGCGACAAGCGGATCGTCCGCCTCGTCGACGCGCCGAACCTCGCCGACGGCGAGGCGGTCATGCGCGTCCAGGACGAGGGGCTGAAGCCGGAGTAACCCGAGCTACGCCGTCCTCGTCGCGGCAAAGCGCGATCCGACGAAATTGGAAGCGAACCGACTGGAAACGGCCGAAACCGACGTGAACGGACCCCGCCACCGAAGCCACGCGACTCGAGCACTCCGTCCCGTCTCCGGGTCAGCGCTCGAGTGCCTCGAGTGCCGCCCGCCGGTTCTCGACGACGCCCTCGATTCGGTCTTTCTTGTCCTCCGGATCCTCGAGTCCCTCCAGCCAGTAGATCGCGCTGTAGAACGCCACCAGGCGGCCGATCTCTGCCTCCGTGAGTAGCCCGAGGTCGGCCGCTGCGGATTCGTAAATCACGGGCTCTTCGACGCGTTCAGTGACGCGCTCGTAGCTGCCGTCGGCGACGAACTCGTCTACGTACTCGTAGGCCTGCAGTTCCTCGAGGAACGCTCGCCGGAGTCGGCGGGTGGCGTCGCGTTCGCGCTTCCAGTAGAGGAGGTACGAGCCGGCTGCCGTGGCGATCGCACCGACGATCGCGCCGAGCACGAAGCCGACGGCGGTGTCGACCATACGGACGTCATGCGAGACCGACGGGTAAGCGTGTGGCCGGCGACGAAAACGCGAGCGACTTCAGCGGAAAACTAGTCTTCGGTCGTCGTCGTCTTCTCCTTGTCGAGTTCGCCGCGATAGATCTCCGCGCCGTCCTGTGCGACCTTCTCGGCCAGCACGGCGCATTTGACCCGCATCGGCGAGATGTCGACGCCGAGCATGTCGATGACGTCGTCGCGATCCATCTCGAGCAGTTCGTCGACGGTCTTGCCCGCGAGTTTCGTCGAGAGCATGCTCGCCGAGGCCTGGCTGATCGCACAACCGTCCCCGGAGAAGGCGACGTTCTCGATCGTCTCTCCGTCGTCGGCCAGACGGATGTCCATGCGAATCTCGTCGCCACACATCGGGTTCTCGCCGACGTGGCTGAACGTCGGATCCTCGAGTTCCCCGTAGTTGCGGGGGTTCTTGTAGTGGTCGAGGATCTGCTGTCGGTACATGTCCGAGCCAAGTCCCATCGTTGAACACACGTAAGGAAGTGTGCTGTAAAAGGATTCCGGGGCAAGTAGCGACACGCGTACCTGCGGACGGTCGTGCTTCGCGACGACGGTCGACAAAAATGACCAACGGTCCGGTCTCCGAAACGGCGACCAGTTACGTCGGTCGATCTCGCTCGCGTGGTCGCTGGGTAGTCGGCGAACGATCCGTCACCTCCTGGTCGACGGGCGGGTGCAGGAACACCGCGTCGGCGATCGCAGTGAGGCCGACGACGGCGGCCAGGGCGAGCGCCCAGGCCAGCGGAACACCCGCCACGTGCGCGACGACCAGCGCAACCGTGAACGCAAGCGGTACGATCCCGAGAACGAGATCGTATCGGGTCGCCGCGGTGAGAACGTCGACCAGGGTCTCGAACGGGTCCCTGTCCGTGCCGGGACGACCGATGGTTCTCTCGTGCATCGTTCTCACCTCGGCGAGGGAACGTACGACTTCCACGCTGAAGAATAACGTGTTAGATTCCACGAGAGGGGCTAATACCCCCTCTGCAGTCGCAACCGGCCGTCTCGACGGAAGTCAGGCGAACAGCGTCCGCGCGTCCTCGAGCGCCTCGACGAGCGCGTCGATCTCCTCGCGGGTGTTGTAGACGTAGAAGGACGCACGAGCCGACGCGGCGACGCCGAGTTTGTCGTGCAGCGGCTGGGTGCAGTGGTCGCCGGCGCGGATCGCGACGGCGTGGTCGTTCAGGATCGAGGTGAGGTCGTGGGCGTGGACGCCCTCGAGGTTGAAACTGACCAGGCCGCCTCGCTCTGGTCCCGGTTCGGGGCCGTAGATCTCGACGTCGTCCTCGGCGGCGAGTCGGTCGTAGGCGTACTCGGTCAGGGTCTCCTCCCTGTCGCGAACCCGCTCCATGCCGATCTCCTCGAGGTAGTCGACGGCGGCGTGGAGGCCGACCGCCTCGGCGATCGGCGGCGTCCCGGGTTCGAACTTCCAGGGAACGTCGCCCCACGTGGAGTCCTCGAAGGTGACCTTTCGGATCATGCCGCCGCCGTAGTGGTAGGGCTCGAGGGCCTCGAGGATGTCGGCTTTCCCGTACAGACAGCCGATGCCGGTCGGTCCGACCATCTTGTGACCGGAGAAGGCGTAGAAGTCGGCGTCGATTTTCTCGACGTCGACCGGCCGGGTGGGGACGGCCTGTGCGCCGTCGACGAAGATGTACGCGTCGTGGTCGTGGGCGATGTCGGCGAGTTCCGAGACGGGATTTACCGTCCCGAGGGTGTTCGAGACGTGGACGACGCTCACCATGGCGGTGTCGTCGGTGATACACTCGCGAGCGTGGTCCATGTCGAGTCGGCCGGTCTCGTCGACCCGGACGTACTTGACGTCGGCACCCGTTCGCTTCGCGATCTGCTGCCAGGTGACCAGCGAGGCGTGGTGTTCCATCTCCGTCAGCACGACCTCGTCGCCAGGGCCGAGTTCGGACAGCCCCCACGAGTACGCGATCAGGTTCTCCGATTCGGTGGTGTTCTTGGTGAAGACCATCTCCTCGCGGCCGCCGCTCGCCCCGACGAACTCGGCGACCCGGTCGTGGGCGTCCTCGTAGGCGACCGACGCTTCCTGGCTCAGGTGGTGGATGCCACGGTGGACGTTCGCGTTGTACCGCCGGTAGTAGTCGCTCATCGCCTCGACGACCGGCTCTGGCGTGTGGGTCGTCGCCGCGTTGTCGAGGTAGACCACCTGCTTGCCGTCTACCTCCCGCTCGAGGATCGGGAAGTCCGTCCGGATCCGCTCCACGTCGAGATCCTCGACGTCCTGTTGACTCATTACTGGCTAGGAAGAACCGCAGACAAAACACTCCTTCGGTCGCGGCCGTTTGGATGGGAAAGACCGGTCGACGACCGATCGCTCGCTGTTCGAGCCACACCCCTCACTGCGTGACTTCGATGACTCGCGCCCCGCAGTCGTCGCAGGTGATCGCGTAGACCTCGTGTGCCCGACAGCACGATTCGACGGTTTCCTCGCCGATCGAAATCTCCCCCTCGCAACTCGGGCATCGCTCGACGAACACCCGGAGACTGGCGACGAGCTGGCTCTGGGTCTCGAGCGGGAACGTCTCCCAGTCGGCCAGCCGCGTCTCGAGGACGTCGAACCCGGCGAGGTCGGCCAGCAACGCGGCGTCGGACTCCCAGCGGCCGGCGCGACGACCGTCGACAGTCACGAAGACGTGACTCTCCAGGTCGCGGTGTCGAACCCGCTCGGGATCGATGTCGAAACGGTCAGCGAGTTGTTCCTGTCGGTCGCCGCCTCGCAAATCGTCGATCCGCGACCGGAACTGCTCGGCGACGTCGTCGGCGAGACAGAGGTCGGTCCCGTCGACGCAGTCGGCGACGACGCCGGCCTCGAGGAGCACTCGCTCGGGATCTACGTCCTCGTCCTCGACGGCGTCGGTGGCGTCTCGCTGACGCTCTTGGGTCGCCCGCTGGTCGACGGCGGGTGAGGCGGGTGCCTTCTCGAACTTCGCCAGCAGCCACTCCGGGAAGTAGCGTTTGGTCAGCGTGGGCGTGCCGGGGACGAGGTAGCCCCGCAGGTAGATTGCGAGCAGGGAGACGAGGCCGACGACGATCCCCAGCGGCGGCGAAACGACCGCGGTGACGATCGCGAGGGCGACGGCGATCGCGACGTTGACCACCGTACACGGCGGGCACCTGTTTTCACCCGTGTACTCCGGCCGTCGAAATCGATCGATCGTGCGTGACAGTCTCGATTGCATACTGCTTGCGAGGACGCGAGCCGACAAAATTCCCGTGGTCGTTCGCGGTCGCGCGTGGCCTTGCACTGGTCCGTGACGGCTCGTCCGGCTTTCGTCCAGTCGATCGCGTTGGCGCGCTCACTTCGAGCGGAGTTCGGAGATCACCGACGGCTGTGTCCGTCGGAGTAGCAGTTCGGCGTACCGCGCCTGGAGCCACGCCAGCCCGTTGAACAGGTGCAAGACGACGATTCCCACGACGACGCCGACGATCGAGACGACCAGCGCATCCCCGAGCGAATCGGCGTAGTTCGAGATGACTTCGCCCCCGGCGACCGTGATCGTCGAGGAGACGTCGACGGCCCACTCGTCGTGCTGGTAGGCGATCTCCGGGACGACCTCGATCGGATTGAGGACGTGGATGCCGATCTGCTCGTTCTGGTAGTGAAGCGGTGCGGTCACGAGCGTGAACGTGACCGAGAGGCCGGTGACGACGACGACGAACGTCCCGATACCGATGAAGAACCTGGAAAAGAGGAAGACGAGCCCTCTCCACGGCCCGAGATCGAAGACCAGTCGCCACGCACGTTTGCGAAGGTCCTCGGGCGGTGCCGACGTCGGTATCTCTGCGTCGAGCAGGCTCGAGGCGAGCCACCGCTCGAGGGCGGTCAACTCGATCACGACGAACTGCATGGTGAGCAGCATCGGAATCCCGACGAGGAGGACGACGAGGGCGGCCGACGTGATCCCCCCTGCGACCAGGAACACGAAGTACGCGAGGCCGAGCGGGAACGCGAGCGAGAGATACAGCAGGCTGTAGTACGTCTGTTTGCGGACGACGACTCCGACGAACCAGCGACAGGTCCGGCGGAAGTCGCCTGCGAGTTCGCTTGCGCTCATTCGACCTCACCTCGCAATCTGCCGGCTGTTCGTCGCTCGAGGTGTCGGCACGCGTCCGTCTCGCGACCGTCTGTGGACGCGGCGAGGATCGCCCCTCGTTTCGCCTGGAACGGGCCGGGACCGGTTCCGGGGTGACAGTCGGCGGTCATGGTCGATCTCGAGGTCGCGATCGGTTCGGTCGCTTGAACGAGCGGACGATGGCGAGGAGTCCGAGCAGGTGACAGGCGGTGATCGAGAGCAGCACCTGCGCGTCGGTCGCCGACAGCAGCAAGTCGATCGTATACGAAAGGACGAACGGAACGGTCGTGAGGAAGACGACGCCGATGGCGAGAAATAGCATCGGCCGGCTGTCGTTGCGGACGTAGCCGCGGTAGGCCGTCCACGCGACGATCGCGCCGAGGATCGCGCTGGCTGCTCCCACGAGGAAGATCGTCGTCCACTCGTCGAACGTGGCCGTGGCTGCCACGGATCCGGCGGTAGTCCTCGCGTCGACGTTCACGACTCCCACCTCCACTTCCCTAACCTCACATTCACCTCCACTTCTGGTCTCGAGGCCGTCGGACGTCCACAGCGCCCGTGACGGCCCGCGACGACGGAGCGAATGAGGGGGATCGCACTGCCGTCGCCGTCTGCCGTCGTGGTCGTCATCGTAGTTGGGGTCATCGGTATAGTCGTGATCACGGTCGTCCGTACACCGCATAGAGAATCGCCGCGAGGCCGACGATCTCGCTGCCGGTCGCGGCGACCGTCGTCAGCAACTGGGAGGTGTCGGTCAACGTCGGTACCAGGAATCGGACGACGGTCGGAACGGCTGCGAGTAGCGTGATGCCGAGTGCGAGCCAGAGCAACGCCGGATCGCTCGCTCGTCGGTACCCACGGTAGGCCCTGTTCGCGATCCACAGCGCGACGACGAACGCGACCGCCCGGCCGAGAAGCACGAGCACGGCGGCGGTTTCCGCGCTTGTTCCCGTCTGCAGTGGTGTCCAGTCCATGGCGATCACAGATCCTCGAACAGCCGGGTGAACCGATCCGCGGGGTCTTCTTCGCGACGTCGAACCTCGAGATCCATCTCGCCGTCGGCCACTTCGATCGCCACGCGCTCGAGTCGCGTACTGTACACTTTGTAGTGATGCCCGTCCGGGTCGAGTTCCTGGTAGGACTCGACGAAGTCTCGCTCCTCGAGGCGGTCGATTCGTCGATAGATCGTCGGCGGCGACGCATCACAGCGCTCGGTAAGTCGATCGACGGACATCGGTTCGTCGCTCGCTTCGATGAGGATCGACCTGGCGTACTCGTCTTCGAGTAACGCGAGTATCTCGTCTTCCTCATCGTCTGTCATCTTCTCGTTAGTATGGACAGATAATATAAAAGCACCCACAGTTTCTCCCGGTGAAACCGTGGGTTCGGGCCATTATCGTCTCCTCTCGCGGCACTCGAACCCCCGGCTGATGACTGCGATCGGAACTGACGGACCGGAGAAACGGTCTGGCGACGTCACCGACGTCCCCGTCTCGGATCCTAGTACATCCGTAACAACTGCGCGTGACGTGTCGACCCCACCTCGAGGACGTTCGCCTCGTCGACGAAGCCCTCCCGGACGGCCAGTTCGACGGCGTCGGTACCGACGATGTTGGCGACCGTCGCCCGCGAGAGGCTGTCGACGACGACGCCGTCGTCGACCTCGTCGCCGCCGTAGAACTCCTCGGTGACGGTCAGCGAGACCTCGCCCTCCTCGAATGTCTCGCCTAAAATCTCGCTGTCACAGACGGCGACCAACAGCCCTTCTTCGGTTTCGCGCTCCTTGACGAGCATTCGGCTCATCCCTGAAGTTGCTCTCGCTGCTCGACGAGTTCTTCCTCGGCACGTTCTCGCATCTCGTTTGCCTCCTCGGCGAGCTCTTCGGCCTCGTCGTACTCGCCGAGTTCCTCCAGGATCTCGGCTTTCTCCTCGAGTACCTTCGCGTTGCGCATGCCGAGTCGGATCGTGTTGTCGATGCAGTGGAGGGCGTCCTCGACCAGACCACGCTCGGAGAGGAAGAACGCGCGGTTGAACCAGCCCTCGGCGAACCGCTCGTCGATCTCGACGGCCCGTTCGGCGTGCTCGAGTGCCTGTGCGGTCTCGCCGAACTCCCAGAGCGCGTAGGCGAGGTTCGTCTCCGCCGTCGCGGCGTGTTCGCTCGAGTCGTCGATCTGCAGCGCCTCGCGGTGTGCACCGATCGCCTCGTCCCACTCCTCGAGTTCGGCGTGGGCGACGCCCTTGTTCACCCACGCCTCCTGCTCGAGGTCGTCGGCGGCGGCGAATCGGGCGGTTCGTTCGAACGCCTCGGTCGCCTGCTCGAAGCGATTGATCTGCATGTAGTTGAGGCCGACCTCGAGCAGCTCTCCGGCGTCGACGTCGTCGAGTGCGACGTTGCGCTCGTCGAGCAAGTCGGTCACGACGCGGGAGTCGACGGGGTCGACCTTCGCGGGGTCGACGCCCAGCTCCGGCGGGTCGAGGTCGAACTCGTCGTAGGGATCGTCGAAGCCGGCACCTTCGGAGAACTGGTGCTCGTGGTCGCGATCGCCCTCTCGTTCGGTCATCGACGCGAAATTGGGCCGCGTCCCGGTTAAGGTCTGCGCTCGCGACCCGTCGGATCGCTCGAGCGGATCGCCTCTCCGATCATACGGTCTGCTGTCCCTCGTTTTCGCAGCGACCACCCGCCGGGACGCGGTCGCTGCGGGACGGACGTCCAGCGGTCCGTACAGGATAGCTTCAAGGAACCCGACGGCGAACGTCCGCTATGCGTCTATTCGTCAGCGTCGACCTGCCGCCGGAGCTGACGGAGCCGGTCGCACGGCTCCAGGAGGAGTTCGCCGACGCCAGCGGGCTGAACTTCACCGATCCCGAGCAGGTCCACGTCACCCTGAAGTTTCTCGGCGACGTTGAGGAGGCGCAACTGCCGGAGCTGACGCGCGAACTCGAGGCCGCAGTCGCCGACGCCGACGTCGACCCGTTCACCGCCAGGTTCGGCGGACTGGGCGTCTTCCCCGATCTCGAGTACATCCGCGTCCTCTGGCTCGGGGTCGAGGAGGGCAGCGAGGAGCTGACGTGCCTCTACGAGGCGATCGAGGACCGGACGACGGCGATAGGGTTCGATCCGGAGAGCCACGATTTCACGCCCCACGCCACCCTCGCGCGGATGCAACACGCCGGCGGGAAAGAGCTGGTCCAGGAGCTCGTCACCGAGCGAGCGCCGACGGTCGGCGAGACGGTCGTCGAGGAGGTTCGCCTGACCGAGAGTACCCTCACCGACGAGGGCCCGGTCTACTCGACCGTCGAGTCGTTTCCACTCGAGTGAGCCCCGCGCGCGGCGAAACCGTCGACGACGGCTCCGACGGGTCGGTGCTCGACTGAATGGACAAGATTTTAAGCCAGCGTGGGTTACGTCCGCCCACTATGGGCAAGAAGTCGAAGGCCAAGAAAAAGCGCCTGGCCAAACTCGAGAACCAGAACAGCCGCGTTCCGGCCTGGGTCATGCTCAAGACCGACATGGACACGCAGCGAAACCCCAAGCGGCGCAACTGGCGACGCAGCGACACTGACGAATAATGAGCGCAAGTGACTTCGAAGAACGGGTCGTAACGGTACCGCTTCGCGACGTCAAGGCGGGGGCGAACCACGAGGCCGCCAACCGCGCGATGACGATCGTCCGCGAACACCTCGCAAAGCACTTCGCGGTCGACGAAGACGCGATCAGACTCGACCCCTCGATCAACGAGGCCGTCTGGTCGAACGGTCGGTCCAACCCGCCACGGAAGCTCCGCGTCCGCGCGGCCCGCTTCGACGAGGAGGGCGAACCGGTCGTCGAAGCCGAGTTCGCCGAGTAACTTGCTACGCGTCTCCTTCGCCGGCTCGGCGTACGTCGGCGTCTTCGCGCGTGCTACCGACGACTACGTGCTGGTTCGCCACGACGTCGACGACGACATCGTCGCCGACCTCGAGGACGAACTCGAGGCCCCCGCCGTCTCGACGACGATCGGCGGCTCCTCGACGGTCGGCGCGCTCGCGACCGGCAACGAGAACGGGCTGCTCGTCAGCAGCCGCATCCTCGAGTACGAACGCGAGCGCCTCGAAGAGGCGGTGGACCTCCCGATCGTCGAACTGCCTGGGAGTATCAACGCCGCCGGTAACGTCGTCCTCGCGAACGACTACGGGGCGTACGTCCATCCCGACCTCCCACGGGAGGCGGTCCAGGCGGTCAAAGAGGCGCTCGAGGTCCCCGTCGAACGGGGCGACCTCGCGGGCGTCCGAACTGTCGGGACCGCGGCGGTCGCCACGAACTCGGGCGTGCTCTGTCACCCGAAGGCGACCGACGAGGAACTGGACTTCCTCGAGGACGCACTCGACGTGCGAGCCGACGTCGGCACGATAAACTACGGTGCGCCGCTGGTCGGGTCGGGACTGATCGCGAACGACGCGGGATACGTCGTCGGGGAGGACACGACGGGTCCGGAACTCGGCCGTATCGAGGACGCGCTGGGCTACCTCGAGTAGTACTGCCGGCCGACGCGCCACTCGAGTTTCTGGGACGCCATCGAACGGGAAGGGAACATTCTTCCGATTGCCCAACGGATGGGTAGACATGAATCAGTACACCGTCACCGGTCGGTTCAAGAATCGCGACGGCTACGCGGAGTTCGAGACGGCTCTCGAGGCCGAAAACGAAGACGTCGCCCGCGAGCACGTCCTCTCACAGCTCGGCAGTCGCCACGGACTCAAACGGACGCAGATCGATCTCTCGGAGGTCGAAGCACGATGAGCAGCCAGCAAGAACTCCAGGCACTCTCCCAGCAGCTCCAGGAGATCCAGGGCCAGATCGAAGAACTCGAGGAAACGGTCGAAGCTATCCGTAAAGAACAAAGCGAGGTCGACGAGGCGATCGAAGCGATCGAGACTCTCGAGAGCGGGTCGGTCGTCCAGGTTCCGCTCGGCGGCGGTGCGTACCTCCGTGCGGAAGTCGAGGACATCGACGAAGTGATCGTCGAACTCGGTGCCGACTACGCCGCCGAGTTCGACGAGGACGACGCCGTCGACGCACTCGAGAACAAGAAGGATCGACTCGACGACCGAATCGAGGACGTGACCGAGGAGATTTCGGAACTCGAAGCCGAGAGCGCCCAGCTCGAACAGCAGGCCCAGCAGCTCCAGCAGCAGGCGATGCAACAGCAGATGCAGCAGATGCAGGGCCAGGGCCAGGGTCCGGGTCAGCAGGACTCCGACGAGTAAGGCCCCATGTTCGACAGTCTGAAGGAGAAACTCGGGAGCTTCCGCAAAGACGTCGAGGAGACGGCCGAGGAGAAAGCCGAACCCGTCGACGACGAAGAACTCGAGGAGGAGGAACTCGAAGCGGAGGCAGAACTCGAGGAGGAGTCGCTCGAGCCGGCGACGGAAGCCGACGAAGACGCCGTCGAGTCCACTGCAGAACCCGCCGAAGATGTCGGGGAATCCACCGACGCCGACGAGCCCACGGCAGAACCCGACGAGGACCCGTCGGCAGGCGAGGTCGTTGCGGCCGCAGAACGGGCGGACTCCGAAGAAGACGAGGGGGAAGCCGAGGAGAACAACTCCACTGGCTTCGGTCGCAAGGCGAAGTCGCTCGTCCGCGGGAAGTTCGTCATCGAGGAAGAGGACCTCGAGGGGCCGCTGCACGAACTCGAGCTCGCCTTGCTCTCGAGCGACGTCGAGATGTCCGTCTCCGAGGAGATCATCGACAACATCCGCGACGAACTGGTCGGCGAGACCCGGAAGTTCACCACGTCGACGGGCGACGTCGTCGAGGAGGCGCTTCGCGACGCCATTCTCGACGTGATCAGCGTCGGCCAGTTCGACTTCGACGAGCGCGTGGCGATCGAGGACAAACCACTGGTAATCGTCTTTACCGGTGTCAACGGCGTCGGCAAGACGACGTCGATCGCGAAGCTGTCGCAGTATCTCGAGGAACGTGGCTACTCGACCGTGATGGCAAACGGCGACACCTACCGTGCGGGGGCCAACGAACAGATCCGCGAACACGCGGAGGCACTCGACACGAAACTGATCGCCCACGAACAGGGCGGCGACCCCGCCGCGGTGCTGTACGACGCCGTCGAGTACGCCGAGGCCAACGACGTCGACGTCGTCCTCGGCGATACGGCGGGTCGACTCCACACGAACGAAGGGCTGATGGACCAACTCGAGAAGATCGGCCGCGTGGTCGACCCCGACATGACGCTGTTCGTCGACGAAGCGGTGGCGGGCCAGGACGCTGTCAACCGCGCCCGTGAGTTCGACGACGCCATCGCGATCGACGGTGCGATCCTCACGAAAGCCGACGCCGACTCCAACGGTGGCGCGGCGATCTCGATCGCCCACGTCACTGGCAAACCCATCCTCTTTCTCGGCGTCGGCCAGGAGTACGACGACATAGAGCAGTTCGATCCCGAGCAGATGGCGGATCGATTGCTCGAGACCGACGAGGAGTAACGCGCTCGACCTGCGATCCGTTTTCTCGCTCCCGTCGCTCGCTCGGTCACTCGTACCGATAGCTGTGAGTCTGTCCCGACGCAACCGCGAACCGGCTTGCGGTTGCGTCGGCAACCACTCTCATTATCACTTGCCTATCGAGGACGAATCTGTCTCGCGTTCTCCCGCAGAGTATTTTCCAATATTAGCAATACTATGCGGTGGGTTGGACGGCCATCATTCGCCGTACACCCGTCAAAACAGCTCGTCAGAATCGTATTGGTCTCGACCACTGTCTCAGGAAGTCCGATTCGAGATCGAGATCGCTACGCTTATGGCGTCGTGTTTGTATTGTACAATTACCCCAATTCACAACACGGGTACGAACCATGAGCAAGGAATTCGACATCGCAGATTCGCTCGACGTAAAGGGTGCAAGTTGTCCGATGCCGGTCGTCCGGACGAAGCAGGCGATCGACGACCTGGCAGCAGACGAGGTCCTCGAGGTCGTCGCGACCGACTCCGGGAGCATGAGCGACATCGAGGGCTGGGCCGACGGCACAGACG
Protein-coding sequences here:
- the pfdA gene encoding prefoldin subunit alpha, coding for MSSQQELQALSQQLQEIQGQIEELEETVEAIRKEQSEVDEAIEAIETLESGSVVQVPLGGGAYLRAEVEDIDEVIVELGADYAAEFDEDDAVDALENKKDRLDDRIEDVTEEISELEAESAQLEQQAQQLQQQAMQQQMQQMQGQGQGPGQQDSDE
- the ftsY gene encoding signal recognition particle-docking protein FtsY, producing MFDSLKEKLGSFRKDVEETAEEKAEPVDDEELEEEELEAEAELEEESLEPATEADEDAVESTAEPAEDVGESTDADEPTAEPDEDPSAGEVVAAAERADSEEDEGEAEENNSTGFGRKAKSLVRGKFVIEEEDLEGPLHELELALLSSDVEMSVSEEIIDNIRDELVGETRKFTTSTGDVVEEALRDAILDVISVGQFDFDERVAIEDKPLVIVFTGVNGVGKTTSIAKLSQYLEERGYSTVMANGDTYRAGANEQIREHAEALDTKLIAHEQGGDPAAVLYDAVEYAEANDVDVVLGDTAGRLHTNEGLMDQLEKIGRVVDPDMTLFVDEAVAGQDAVNRAREFDDAIAIDGAILTKADADSNGGAAISIAHVTGKPILFLGVGQEYDDIEQFDPEQMADRLLETDEE
- a CDS encoding sulfurtransferase TusA family protein, coding for MSKEFDIADSLDVKGASCPMPVVRTKQAIDDLAADEVLEVVATDSGSMSDIEGWADGTDGVELLDQEDGDGVYKHYVKKLE
- a CDS encoding 50S ribosomal protein L39e, with the translated sequence MGKKSKAKKKRLAKLENQNSRVPAWVMLKTDMDTQRNPKRRNWRRSDTDE
- a CDS encoding 50S ribosomal protein L31e, translated to MSASDFEERVVTVPLRDVKAGANHEAANRAMTIVREHLAKHFAVDEDAIRLDPSINEAVWSNGRSNPPRKLRVRAARFDEEGEPVVEAEFAE
- a CDS encoding translation initiation factor IF-6; the protein is MLRVSFAGSAYVGVFARATDDYVLVRHDVDDDIVADLEDELEAPAVSTTIGGSSTVGALATGNENGLLVSSRILEYERERLEEAVDLPIVELPGSINAAGNVVLANDYGAYVHPDLPREAVQAVKEALEVPVERGDLAGVRTVGTAAVATNSGVLCHPKATDEELDFLEDALDVRADVGTINYGAPLVGSGLIANDAGYVVGEDTTGPELGRIEDALGYLE
- the thpR gene encoding RNA 2',3'-cyclic phosphodiesterase: MRLFVSVDLPPELTEPVARLQEEFADASGLNFTDPEQVHVTLKFLGDVEEAQLPELTRELEAAVADADVDPFTARFGGLGVFPDLEYIRVLWLGVEEGSEELTCLYEAIEDRTTAIGFDPESHDFTPHATLARMQHAGGKELVQELVTERAPTVGETVVEEVRLTESTLTDEGPVYSTVESFPLE
- the rpl18a gene encoding 50S ribosomal protein L18Ae, with the translated sequence MNQYTVTGRFKNRDGYAEFETALEAENEDVAREHVLSQLGSRHGLKRTQIDLSEVEAR